From the genome of Candidatus Cloacimonadaceae bacterium, one region includes:
- a CDS encoding NfeD family protein, which yields MAINLAAWHIWMIIGIAFVIIEIFDPAFFFISLGIGGIATALICLMPFVANSVPLQIFIFAVVSFIAFLFMRKLGRKVLSHPGGETNVFALKGKTAFVTTDIPIDGKGHAKVGGEEWVAVDADNTHLEPGTKVIIQNIEGNKLIVRKE from the coding sequence ATGGCGATCAACCTTGCCGCCTGGCACATCTGGATGATCATCGGCATCGCCTTTGTCATCATTGAGATCTTTGACCCCGCTTTTTTCTTTATCTCATTGGGCATCGGAGGGATTGCCACAGCCCTGATCTGCCTCATGCCCTTCGTGGCAAATAGCGTTCCGCTGCAGATATTTATCTTTGCCGTCGTCAGTTTCATCGCTTTTCTCTTTATGCGCAAGCTCGGAAGGAAGGTGCTCTCCCACCCCGGGGGCGAGACCAACGTCTTTGCCCTCAAGGGCAAAACGGCTTTTGTCACCACGGACATCCCAATCGATGGCAAAGGACACGCCAAGGTTGGCGGCGAAGAATGGGTGGCGGTTGATGCCGATAATACCCATCTCGAACCCGGCACCAAAGTGATCATCCAAAACATCGAAGGAAACAAGCTTATCGTCCGCAAAGAATAG